The following coding sequences are from one Gossypium hirsutum isolate 1008001.06 chromosome A12, Gossypium_hirsutum_v2.1, whole genome shotgun sequence window:
- the LOC107934708 gene encoding protein GLUTELIN PRECURSOR ACCUMULATION 3 isoform X1, with translation MHYWVRAFASDFSGTPPQPRSGHTAVPIGKSKIVVFGGLLDKKFLSDITVYDIENKLWFQPECTGNGSDGQVGPNPRAFHVAVAIDCHMFIFGGRSGNRRLGDFWVLDTDIWQWSELTSFGDLPSSRDFSAASAIENRKIVMYGGWDGKKWLSDVYILDTISLEWMELSVTGSLPPPRCGHTATMVEKRLLVFGGRGGGGPIMSDLWALKGLIEEGRERNTWMDPIEASRSIAFSPLWTYGHIRRALCNVISKSLTDLAVHLNLAELKTAEDAKLAC, from the exons ATGCATTACTGGGTTCGAGCTTTTGCTTCTGATTTCTCTGGAACTCCTCCCCAGCCTCGAAG TGGTCATACCGCTGTTCCAATCGGAAAATCGAAGATCGTTGTGTTTGGTGGCCTTCTCGACAAGAAATTCCTTAGTGACATCACTGTTTATGACATCg AAAACAAACTATGGTTTCAGCCAGAATGTACTGGAAATGGGTCAGATGGACAAGTTGGTCCCAACCCACGAGCATTTCATGTTGCTGTTGCAATTGATTGTCATATGTTTATCTTTGGTGGTCGTTCTGGTAACAGAAG GTTAGGTGACTTTTGGGTCCTAGACACTG ATATATGGCAATGGTCAGAGTTAACAAGTTTTGGTGACCTTCCATCATCAAGGGATTTCTCTGCTGCTTCAGCTATTGAAAATCGAAAAATTGTTAT GTATGGTGGTTGGGATGGTAAAAAGTGGTTGTCAGATGTATATATCTTGGACACAA TATCGCTCGAATGGATGGAGCTATCAGTTACTGGATCACTACCACCACCTAGATGCGGCCACACAGCTACTATGGTTGAGAAAAGGTTGCTTGTCTTTGGTGGCAGAG GTGGTGGTGGGCCAATCATGAGTGATTTATGGGCTTTGAAGGGTCTTATTGAAGAAG GAAGAGAACGAAACACCTGGATGGACCCAATTGAAGCTTCCAGGTCAATCGCCTTCTCCCCGTTGTGGACATACGGTCACATCCGGAGGGCACTATGTAATGTCATCTCTAAATCCCTCACTGATTTAGCTGTGCATCTTAATCTTGCAGAACTAAAAACCGCTGAAGATGCAAAATTAGCTTGTTAA
- the LOC107934708 gene encoding protein GLUTELIN PRECURSOR ACCUMULATION 3 isoform X2, whose translation MHYWVRAFASDFSGTPPQPRSGHTAVPIGKSKIVVFGGLLDKKFLSDITVYDIENKLWFQPECTGNGSDGQVGPNPRAFHVAVAIDCHMFIFGGRSGNRRLGDFWVLDTDIWQWSELTSFGDLPSSRDFSAASAIENRKIVMYGGWDGKKWLSDVYILDTISLEWMELSVTGSLPPPRCGHTATMVEKRLLVFGGRGGGGPIMSDLWALKGLIEEENETPGWTQLKLPGQSPSPRCGHTVTSGGHYVMSSLNPSLI comes from the exons ATGCATTACTGGGTTCGAGCTTTTGCTTCTGATTTCTCTGGAACTCCTCCCCAGCCTCGAAG TGGTCATACCGCTGTTCCAATCGGAAAATCGAAGATCGTTGTGTTTGGTGGCCTTCTCGACAAGAAATTCCTTAGTGACATCACTGTTTATGACATCg AAAACAAACTATGGTTTCAGCCAGAATGTACTGGAAATGGGTCAGATGGACAAGTTGGTCCCAACCCACGAGCATTTCATGTTGCTGTTGCAATTGATTGTCATATGTTTATCTTTGGTGGTCGTTCTGGTAACAGAAG GTTAGGTGACTTTTGGGTCCTAGACACTG ATATATGGCAATGGTCAGAGTTAACAAGTTTTGGTGACCTTCCATCATCAAGGGATTTCTCTGCTGCTTCAGCTATTGAAAATCGAAAAATTGTTAT GTATGGTGGTTGGGATGGTAAAAAGTGGTTGTCAGATGTATATATCTTGGACACAA TATCGCTCGAATGGATGGAGCTATCAGTTACTGGATCACTACCACCACCTAGATGCGGCCACACAGCTACTATGGTTGAGAAAAGGTTGCTTGTCTTTGGTGGCAGAG GTGGTGGTGGGCCAATCATGAGTGATTTATGGGCTTTGAAGGGTCTTATTGAAGAAG AGAACGAAACACCTGGATGGACCCAATTGAAGCTTCCAGGTCAATCGCCTTCTCCCCGTTGTGGACATACGGTCACATCCGGAGGGCACTATGTAATGTCATCTCTAAATCCCTCACTGATTTAG
- the LOC121211327 gene encoding tubulin alpha chain-like, with protein sequence NLNRLVSQVISSLTASLRFDGALNVDVNEFQTNLVPYPRIHFMLSSYAPVISAEKAYHEQLSVAEITSSAFEPAPMMAKCDPRHGKYMAYCLMYRGDVVPKDVNAALATIKTKMTIQFVNWCPTGFKCGINYQPPTVVPGGDLAKVQRAVCMISNSTSVAKVFSRIDHKFDLMYAKRTFVHWYVGKGMEEGEFSEAREDLAALEKDYEEVGLESGEGDEDEGDEY encoded by the exons AATCTCAATAGGCTGGTCTCTCAG GTTATTTCTTCCTTGACTGCATCTTTGAGATTTGATGGTGCTTTGAATGTGGATGTGAATGAGTTTCAGACCAATTTAGTCCCATACCCTAGAATCCATTTCATGTTGTCTTCATATGCACCAGTGATTTCCGCGGAAAAGGCTTACCATGAGCAACTATCAGTAGCAGAAATCACAAGCAGTGCATTTGAACCAGCTCCAATGATGGCCAAATGTGATCCACGCCATGGGAAATACATGGCTTATTGCTTGATGTACAGAGGAGATGTGGTGCCTAAAGATGTGAATGCTGCACTGGCAACAATCAAGACCAAAATGACCATCCAGTTTGTTAATTGGTGTCCCACAGGGTTCAAGTGTGGCATCAACTACCAGCCTCCAACTGTGGTACCTGGTGGGGATTTGGCCAAGGTTCAAAGGGCAGTTTGCATGATTTCAAATTCTACTAGTGTTGCTAAAGTGTTCTCAAGGATTGATCATAAGTTTGATCTGATGTATGCAAAGCGTACATTTGTGCATTGGTATGTCGGTAAAGGTATGGAGGAAGGTGAGTTTTCTGAAGCTAGAGAAGACTTGGCTGCTCTTGAGAAAGATTATGAAGAAGTGGGCTTGGAATCTGGTGAAGGAGATGAAGATGAAGGGGATGAGTACTAG